One region of Dysidea avara chromosome 1, odDysAvar1.4, whole genome shotgun sequence genomic DNA includes:
- the LOC136249262 gene encoding uncharacterized protein: MASNTTTDISKVSFDLGTDSTYSVLVTGITGSGKSSLCNFFCHSKTAFLSNSGFASVTSKAGAAIATINNHRVKLIDTPGFCDDYETEQEHMMEIGEAIYLARDGVNAICLTINADARYTKSESNTIKDLLELKAIWPFTFVVFTNSGALGATEELQKKQLQENLSEERCPQLLLDLLKTINYRFLLVESINVTDDHGAYYSCKVTELLQMIEVIHQSNNRKLYTNEIFIKAKEMADRVDKEHHSLPLKMQKGSQENMPINTKKTEEQSNDVTSKPTVHAPNTRQVKNVEKNEPNGERIYEDVQIKALKTIQKELNDLQSEVKELNKKRNKHWYNILSKHMTGKECSIQ; encoded by the exons ATGGCAAGCAATACAACAACTGACATTAGCAAAGTATCCTTTG ATTTAGGCACAGATAGTACATACTCAGTACTAGTCACAGGAATTACTGGTAGTGGCAAGAGCAGTTTATGTAACTTCTTTTGTCACTCCAAAACAGCATTTTTGTCCAACAGTGGGTTTGCTTCAGTAACAAGTAAAGCTGGTGCTGCAATTGCTACCATTAATAACCACAGAGTTAAACTAATAGACACACCAGGGTTTTGTGATGATTATGAAACAGAACAAGAGCACATGATGGAGATTGGAGAAGCTATTTACCTGGCTAGAGATGGTGTGAATGCTATTTGTTTGACTATTAATGCAGATGCAAGATACACAAAGAGTGAATCTAACACAATCAAGGACTTGCTAGAGTTGAAAGCAATATGGCCCTTTACCTTCGTTGTATTCACTAATTCTGGGGCCTTAGGTGCAACTGAGGAATTGCAGAAAAAACAATTACAGGAAAACCTTAGTGAAGAGCGTTGTCCACAGCTTCTACTAGATCTACTGAAAACTATTAACTATCGCTTCTTACTTGTAGAGTCGATAAACGTCACTGATGATCATGGAGCCTACTATAGCTGTAAGGTTACAGAGCTTCTTCAGATGATTGAAGTGATACATCAATCtaacaatcgaaaactatacacAAATGAAATCTTTATTAAGGCCAAGGAAATGGCTGACAGGGTTGACAAAGAACACCACTCCCTACCTCTGAAAATGCAAAAGGGATCACAGGAAAATATGCCAATCAACACCAAAAAAACAGAAGAGCAAAGCAATGATGTCACCAGCAAGCCAACAGTTCATGCACCAAATACAAGACAGGTTAAAAATGTAGAGAAAAATGAACCGAATGGTGAAAGAATATATGAAGACGTTCAAATTAAAGCCTTAaaaacaatacaaaaagaacTAAACGATCTTCAATCAGAAGTCAAAGAGTTGAACAAGAAAAGAAATAAACACTGGTACAACATTTTGAGCAAACACATGACAGGGAAAGAATGTTCTATTCAGTAA
- the LOC136249356 gene encoding uncharacterized protein, protein MASSSLKHDCELSKDDLDSNYKYSLLVTGVTGSGKSTLCNFLCCSKNAFEANAGFASVTSKSAAATITMQDIRLKLIDTPGFCDDYETEEEHMNEFGEALVLASKGVNAIGLVISAKARYTANETNTIKYMTEFPELWPYMFVLFTNAGSIGSNEHERNTNLQANFKHPRCPEALKELMQKVKNRYVLVESVKPSQNPEAYYQTKTTQLHSMIAELDEANNHTLYTNALFRKAKEMIDKLIKEKQEAETELVRCQTQVQMDTLKRKEKQKDAEEAKQKTSHSNLELEHTQKEAEEKRRSHYEQLSEDEMAKEQEKVKIQNEIEKQQQEKESLEQSLIEEKRNKELVKEANKEAVEKLKAELIKERQLNEQLKGKRNRKWYNTLMKKTTGNECVLQ, encoded by the exons ATGGCTAGCAGTAGTTTAAAACACGATTGTGAGCTTTCTAAAG ATGATCTTGACAGCAATTATAAATATTCACTGCTGGTGACTGGTGTAACAGGGAGTGGAAAAAGCACACTGTGCAATTTTCTGTGCTGTTCAAAGAATGCTTTTGAAGCTAATGCTGGCTTTGCCTCTGTAACATCTAAAAGTGCTGCAGCCACAATCACCATGCAAGATATCCGACTGAAATTGATAGACACCCCAGGCTTTTGTGATGATTATGAAACAGAAGAAGAGCACATGAATGAGTTTGGTGAAGCACTGGTGCTTGCTAGTAAAGGAGTCAATGCAATTGGCCTTGTCATCAGTGCCAAAGCTCGCTATACTGCTAATGAAACTAACACCATCAAGTATATGACTGAATTTCCAGAATTGTGGCCTTACATGTTTGTCCTTTTCACTAATGCAGGTTCAATTGGAAGCAATGAACATGAACGCAATACTAATTTGCAAGCAAATTTTAAGCATCCCAGATGTCCAGAAGCATTAAAGGAGCTCATGCAAAAGGTTAAAAATCGCTATGTTCTTGTGGAGTCTGTCAAACCCTCCCAGAATCCTGAAGCTTATTatcaaacaaaaacaacacagctgCATTCCATGATTGCTGAATTGGACGAGGCCAACAACCATACACTGTATACTAATGCACTCTTCAGGAAAGCAAAAGAAATGATAGATAAGCTGATAAAGGAGAAACAAGAGGCAGAAACCGAGTTAGTACGTTGCCAAACTCAAGTACAAATGGATACATTGAAGCGGAAAGAAAAGCAGAAAGATGCTGAAGAAGCCAAACAGAAAACAAGTCATTCTAATCTAGAGTTAGAGCACACACAGAAAGAAGCAGAAGAAAAGAGAAGGTCACATTATGAACAACTGAGTGAAGACGAAATGGCAAAAGAGCAAGAAAAAGTAAAAATACAGAATGAAATTGAAAAACAACAACAAGAAAAGGAATCGCTAGAACAAAGTTTGATAGAAGAAAAACGAAACAAAGAGTTGGTAAAAGAAGCCAATAAGGAAGCAGTAGAAAAGTTGAAAGCGGAATTAATTAAGGAACGTCAACTTAACGAACAGCTAAAAGGAAAGCGCAATAGAAAATGGTATAACACTCTAATGAAAAAGACAACAGGAAATGAATGCGTACTTCAATAA